In the Candidatus Dechloromonas phosphoritropha genome, CGAGGCCTGCGACGACGAACACAACGATGCCGAAGTGCGCAATCAGCACGGCATCCGCAAGAAGCTGGTGGGGCGGCATCTCAGTCAGCCTGCGCGGCACCCTGAGCGAGCCGTTCCAGGATGATCTCGCCGACATGCCTGCTCGAAGGCAGAAGCGTATGAACGCAGTCGACCAGAACCTGATCAGGGATCCATTCGGCGCTCGCTTCCGAGACCGACACCACGCCATCGTTCGCTTCCCCGGCGAATACCTTGGCCGGCCAGGGTGGACCGCGCCGGCCGACAATGGCGGTTGTCGGCACCACCATCGGGCCAATTTCCTCCATTCTGGCGGTCGACCCGAGTAACTGGCCGCAATCGCCGGCAAGCCCGCGGTAGACGGGATTGCTACCAAGCTTTTGTGCGATACGCGATGGCTGCACGGGAGAACCCAGCAGAAACAGGTGCCGGGGCCGCCGGACCGCCTGTGGCAGGGAACTCAAGGCTGCCCTGAGCAGGACACCGCCGAGCGAATGCCCGACGACTACATAACTCCCCTTTTCCGCCAGTTCCGAGATTCGGGCGACAAGCCGCTCCGTGATTTCAGGAAAGACTTCCAGCGCCACCGAGTACCCGAAGGTGCTGGTCAGCAAACCTCCGCGCCTGAGTTGCAGGAGCAGCGGCAGCCCCGACAGCGGCGAGCGCCCCATTCCGTGAACGAACAACGCCTGCATGACCTCCTCCCGTGGCCTGACGGCACCGCAGGAGAAGGTGCCTCATGCGGCATCGTGCCGTTAACCATTCGGAACAACAAGGTTCAATCAGAAATCGACATCGGGAAGCGCCCTTGGCCCGCCAGGAAAATGCAAGACGGCGCCGACAATCGACAAGCAGTCACTGCATCGAATGCAGGCCGATCATGTTGCCTTCGGTGTCGCTGACCAGCGCGATGAACCCGTACTGGCCGATGGACATTTTTTCCTTCTGGACCTTGCCGCCGGACTCGGCCGCCTTCGCAGCCTCGACCGCACAGTCCGCGCAACTGAAGTAGATCAGGATGTTATTGCCGCCCATGGGAAAGCCGGGCATCCTGACCAACGCACCGGATGCGCCAGGCTTTTCCGGCAGCATGGGGAATGCCCACATCTCAATTCCCGGACTCTCGAGTTCGGCAAGCTCAACGCCGAAAACCGCCTCGTAGAATGCCTTGGCGCGCGCCATGTCGGCGACGTAGATTTCAAACCAGCCAACAGGATTGTTCATGCCATTCCTTTCGTCATCGCAGCGATTGAACCCTGGCCTGGAGCCAGGAGGATCACAAGTCCGCGTATTCCAGGATTTCCTGGCCCATCAACAGGCACTCGCCCGACATTCGCGCATAGATGAAGCGCATCCGGTACTGTCCCTTGTAAATGTGGCCCCACACCTGCAGCACATCGAGTAGTTGTTTCCTGTTTGCCGGATTGCGGATCGGAGCCAGTTCCATAACGGATTTGTCCACTTCGATGCGGTCATCCGGCCCAAAGTGGAACGCGAGCAGCTTTGCGGCCTGTTCCGTGGCGGCGCTGGCACATCGATGTGGCGGCGCGGCATGCGCCAGACTGCCCAGCAACATCAGGGCCACGCATGCCGCGCATGCCGTAATCTTCAAAGCCAATCCCGACATCACTATCTTCCCGATCGACATGAACGATCCATCACCCACCAACCTCGCCCACCCGTCAAGATTACGACAGACGGAGCTACAGCCATACGGCCTTGGTACGCCTCGCCCACTCCATCCGCTCGGCAAGGCCGATCAGTCCGCCGTTGATGGCGCGTGTGATTCTTCTTATGTCATCCTGGTCGGCCAGGACATTGCACCCCTTTGCAGCCCACTCGGCTGCCGCAATCGCCAGGCACCATTCCGCGCCGATGACCTCGTCGGGCGCGGCTACCAAGTCAGGGGCGGCGGGGTTGTCCTTGCGCAGGATGGCAGTCGCCTCCTGGTAGCTTGCCTTGCCGGTGAGTTGCATCAGGCCACGTCCGCGATACGTGTAGCCATCATTGGGGGCCGTATTGCCCATGCGTCCGCCATAGACCTCATTGGCGAGCTTCTGCGGGTTACCGGCATAAATAGAAGGATCAAGAGGGCCACTAGGCTTGAAGCGCGATGGCCAGACTTTCGGCAGACGCCCTGCGCTGTAGTTGAGGTTCTCGAACTGGATGGCGAGTCCGCCCGACTCGTGCAGTATCTGGGCCATGAAATGGGCCACGCGCAGCGGCGTTTGCGAAATCCCATAGCGATCGAAAACGGACTGGCCGTTCTGGAAGGCGTCGCGATAGCTCGATCGTGCATTGGGCGAGAGATGCAGAACCTGGACAAGGGTAACAGGGATGGTCATGGCTATTGCTCCTCACGAAATGAATGTCTGGTCGTACGCGCTGTATGGATAACGGAAAACCGCTGGCAACCGTCGCAATCGTAACCGAGTTTCCGGGCCTGATCATGTACACGAAAGATGAAGCCCGTGCGCGTTGTCACCGTCACGCTCGATCTGACGCAGAATATATTCTCATTACCTGGAGTTGACCAGATCGGCGGGGTTGCCGTCCTCAAGCCGGAGTTGGTATCAGCGCGCCCGCGCCGGAGTTCGTCGCCGGGTTCGCGCCTCTCCGTTCAGGATTCGTCGGCAAACCGCACCCAGATCTTCTTCTTTGCACCGGGCTTGAGATTGACCCAGAAGTGATAGACCATGGGCATGCTGTTGCCGTAGATCTCGACCTTGTACTTTCCCGGCGTGACCCTGTACGCGGTCAATGCCGGTGAGGCCCCCGACCTTCCGGCCGTCGATGAAAGCGATAGCAGCCTCGTCGGGCGGCGTGATCTGGAACAGCAGCGTCGCCGACGCCCCGCCGGTCAGCGGCGCCGCAGCATCTGTTGATGCGGATTTCGGCTGCCCTCGCCCCCATGCGCCTCATTGGCGCCCCGGATCCGGCGTGTTTGCCCTTGGCGGCGGACGGCACGGAAGGCTGCCGCGTTCCCGGAACTTCCGCAAGGGACGCGGCTCGAGGCGCGGGAGGTATCCCTGGGTGGGTGAGAGCGAAGATCCCGAGCGCGCCGAGCAAGGCAGCAGCGGAAGCCACGCCGACAAGCCTGGCGCACCAGCGGCCCGCAGGCGGCGCCGCAGCGGGCGCGGTTGTTCTCCAGTATTTCCAAAAGCGAGTCCAGAGACAATTATTGACCAGTGCTCCCGACGAATAACCATTGAGGAATCCTTTCGTGATCTCAAGAACGAGCGGCTTGGTCTTGGCTTTAGCGCTTCGCGATCACGCTCGGGCAAACGACTTGAGATTCTGCTGGTGATCCTAAAATCCTCAGTTAGCCGGGAGCGCCTTCCACTGGCAACCTGTGCGCAACACATAAACAATCGCCTCGAAGACCAGTCTGGGTTCTTTGGGCTTGCGCCCACCGCCAGCCTTACGGGCGTAGCTCCGATCCGCCAGTCGCTGGCGGATCGGCATCAGTGGCTCAACACGTTTCCAGAATTCGTCGGTCACTTCCCATGATTTGGCTCTTGACATCATCGCTCCGCACGCGATCCCCGCGCATGGGATGTGATTAAACACTATTTGCGGATAGGCTCTAAGTTTTCGACTTTAATTGTCAAGAACAGACGCCAGCGCCTCCGTCATTCCGAGCGAGGAAGCTTGGCGCCTGCGCAGATCGCCTCGCGCGCCAGCGCCGCCACCTGGCGGCGATTCTCGCCGTGCACACCCAGCGCCGGGCAGGCTACAACACGGGCGACCAGGCTCTTGCGCCCGATAATTGCGCCCAGGCATTGCGCCAGCGAGATGTCACCCACGTAGCCCGGGGCAAGACTGCGGCTTCCGTCCGCCTCCCAGTACGAAATCGCCACCGGCAGAACCGGCCGGCTGGCGGCGAGCGCGGGCTGGATCAACGCGGCATGAAAATGGAGCAGATGGGTGCCGTCGGTCGTCGTTCCCTCGGGAAAAACAGCGACGTAATTGCCGTTGGCCAGGATGTCGGCTACCTGCTGGTTGATGATGCGGGCGTGTCCGCGGCTACCGCGACGCAGGAACACGGTTTCGCTACGCGCCGCTAGCAGGCCGACCAACGGCCAGTGGCGAACCTCTTCCTTCGAAACGAAGGCCGCCGGCAGAACCGCATTGATGATGAAGATATCGATCCACGAGATATGGTTGGCGACGATGAGAGCGCCTGGAACGGCTTCGGTCAGATCCGGATCGAGCCTGACACCAAGCGAATTGACGACACGGCGGGCGGCGCCGGCTTTCAGGCGCTGGCGGGTAGCGTTGCGGCAGATCGGAAAAAGACAAAGAGCGACAACGAAGGCCCAGATCATCGCCAGCGCAAGACGAAACAGCCGGAAGGCGCGTAGCAGGGGGGGGGCTTCGCTCAATCTGGCGGCACTGGAAGATGTCTGGTGTCTCAGCCTGGCCGTCCCGCCTCAGGGATGACAGCCAGGAAGGGCTTGCCCAGCCTGCCGCCAAAGGCCGCGAAACAAGCTTTGAGCAATCGCGTTACCCTCATGCTGCCGGAGGATGATAGCAATTTCCTGTACCTGATTACCAGGGTGACATACCGAATGCCCGCTGGTGGCGTTCGCCGATCTCCTCGCGGCTGGGCTGGTGGTTCTGACCACCGCGATAGGCGATCTTGATCGCTCCCATCACGGCAGCCAGTCGGCCGGTACTCACCCAGTCGAAACCGTTGGCGATGCCGTAGAGCAGACCGGCGCGATAGGCATCGCCGCAACCGGTCGGATCGACGATCCGGTCGGCCTCGACACAGGGAATCTCATAGCGCTGGCCGCCGGCAAGGATTTCGGAACCCTCGCCACCGCGCGTGACGATCAGGGCATCGACTTCCCCGGCCAGTTGCTCCAGGCTGTGCCCGGTGCGATCGCTCAGCAGCTTCGCCTCATAATCGTTGAAGCAGGCGTAATTCGCCAGCCGCATGAAATCTAGAAGTTCGTCGCCGCTGAACATCGGTATCCCTTGTCCCGGATCGAAGACGAACGGCACGCCCGCCGCCGCAAAGTCGCGGGCGTGTTGCGTCATTCCTTCGCGCCCGTCCGGTGCGACGATCCCGAGGCGCGCCGTATGTGCGGAGGCGACCTTGTTCAGGTGCGAGAAGCTCATGGCCCCCGGGTGGAAAGCCGTGATCTGGTTGTCGTCGAGATCGGTCGTGATGAATGCCTGGGCAGTGAAGCTGCCGGGAAAATGGCGCACATGCGTCCGCGGGAGGGCGAGACGATCCAGCCGTTCGAGGTAGGCCCCGGCATCATCACCGACCGTCGCCATGATCAGCGGCTCGCCGCCAAGCAGCATCAGGTTGTAGGCGATATTGCCGGCGCAGCCGCCGTATTCGCGGCGCATCTCGGGAACCATGAAGGAGACGTTCAGGATGTGGATCTGCTCGGGCAGGATGTGGTTCTTGAAGCGGTCGGGAAAGACCATGATGTTGTCAAAGGCGAGGGAACCGCAGATCAGGGTGGTCATGGCAGGGCTCGGGGGTAGAAGATATAAAGCTTGTAGCCGGCGGCGCCCAGCCCCTTGGCGTCGATCCAGAGACGAACGGGAACTTCCGCGTCGGCGGGGAAGGAGGTCAGATCTTTGCCGGGCGCCAGATAGTCGGCGGCAGACAGGACGCGCCGCGCGACTACCACATCGCTCGCATCGGTCAGTGTCAGCTCGAGCGCCGGCCAGGCTTGGGCATAGGCAGCCTGATTGCGCAGCGTCGCCTGCAGGACGAACAGCCCGCGAACGTTGTCCGACTGCAGATCGGAAGCTTCGATGCTGACCAGTTCACTGCGGGTCGGGAGCGGCACGGCAATCCCCAGCGCTGCGAACAATTCCCCAGCGACGGGAACATGCCGCACCAGATCGCTGCGGTAGTAATAGGCAAGCTGGAACGCCAGAGCGGCAAGCAGCAGCAGCAGGGCAACAACGAACGGCCAGGTAGCGCGCGGGTGCACAGCAGCACCATCGAGTGCGCCGGCCGTCCAGCGATTGTAGGCGGGCGCTTCAGCCAGCTCACCAGCGGCGACCGGGCCGGCCCCGCGCGCGGCCCGAGTGGCTTCCTCGATGGTCTCCGCACGAACCCCTTCCGCTTCCTGTTCCGCCTCTGTCGCGGTCGACCCGGGAATCGCGGCAATTTCCGCAGCGCTGTCCAGATCGCGGTCAGCCGCTTCCGGATCCGGCTCAACGCAGACGTCGGATGCGGTCTCTTCGGCCGCAACCTCGGCGCCCGCCGGTTCCGCATGGCCGTCGTCGTCCTCTGACGCAGCGGTTTCCTCCATTAACCCCTTTGCCGGATCTGCTGCGCTGTCGGCTTCGGCTTCGGCTCCGATCTCAGGCTGGACTTCGCCTGCGACCGGCTCAGGGAGCGTAGCGGGCTCGCTGGCGAGCGCGGTCACCGCTTTTGGCTCGGGGCCAGGTCCTCGCGCGTCCATGACGTCGGCCGCCGCCACGACAGCAGGCGGTGTCTTCGGCGGGTCGTCGATCAACTCCTGGAAAGCGTTGAAGATGCACTGGCAAAAGCCGCATTTGACCTTCCCGGCCTTGGCCCGCAACTGATCGGAAGTGACCCGGAAGACTGTGTTGCAGGTGGGGCAACGAGTACGCATCAGGACTTGGTACCGGTCAGGCATACCCAGTCTTCGCGAAAATCGGCAATCCGCATCGGTAGCCACTGCCCGTAAATCGCCATGATTTCGTCCGCCTGCTCGCGCAGGATGCCGGACAGAGCCAGGCGACCACCTCCGCGGACATGGGCGCAGATGGCCGGGGCTAGGACGCGTAATGGATTAGACAAGATATTGGCCACGACGAGATCATACGCGCCGGCAACCGGCTGCGCCGAGTCGTGAAACGTCGCGTTCACGCCGTTTCGTTGCGCATTGGCCCGGGCCGCTTCAACCGCCAGCGGGTCGATGTCGACACCAACCACGCTGGCAGCCCCGAGACGGGCCGCCGCAATCGCCAGAATGCCTGAGCCGCATCCATAATCGAGAACCGAACAGCCGGCGTGAACATTGCGTTCGAGCCATTCGAGACAAAGACGGGTGGTCGGATGCGATCCGGTGCCGAAGGCCATTCCGGGGTCGAGAACCAGGTTGACCGCGGCTGGGTCCGGCGCCGCGTGCCAGGAGGGAACGATCCACAAGCGCTCCGACACGCGGATGGGATCGAACTGCGACTGGGTCAGCCGGACCCAGTTCTGCTCGGCGACTTCCTCGACGGTCCATGCCGGCACCGTAGTCAGACCAGCAGTGGCGCTCGCTCGTGCCAGCAGGGCGCCGACATCGACATCGGGTTCGAGCAGGGCAATGACACGGGAACGGTTCCAGCCAGACGCGACGATCGAACCCGGCTCGCCGAACTGTGGTTGTTCGTCCGGTGTTCCGGCGTCGGCATCCTCGACGCTGGCAGAGAGCGCCCCGACATCCAGAAGGGCATCACACACCGGTTCGGCATGTGATGCATCGGTCAGGAAACTGACGCTCTGCCAGGCCATCGCCTATTTCTTGACTTCGCCCTTTTCGGCGAGTTTCTTCTCAAGGTAGTGAATGCTTGTGCCGCCCTCGACGAAGCGCGCGTCGTGCATCAATTCCTGATGGAGCGGAATGTTGGTCTTGATGCCCTCGATGCCCATTTCGGACAGCGCGATGCGCATACGGCGAATCGCCTGCCCCCGCGTGTCACCGTAGGCGATCACCTTGCCGACCATCGAGTCGTAGTGCGAGGGCACGGTATAGCCCTGATAGATGTGCGAATCGACACGGATTCCCGGTCCGCCGGGCGGATGATAGAAAGTGATCTTGCCAGGACAGGGGACGAACGTGAAGGGATCTTCGGCGTTGATGCGGCATTCAATGGCGTGACCGCGGAACGTGACGTCCTTCTGCCGGTAGCGCAGCTTCTCTCCCGCTGCGACACGGATCTGCTCCTGGACAATATCGATGCCGGTGATCGCCTCGGTCACCGGATGTTCGACCTGAACACGGGTGTTCATCTCGATGAAGAAGAACTCGCCGTTTTCGTAGAGGAATTCAAAGGTGCCCACGCCGCGGTAACCAATCTTGCGGCAGGCGTCGGCACAGCGTTCGCCGATGCGGCTGATCAGTCGGGCCGGGATGTGCGGCGCTGGAGCTTCCTCAATCACCTTCTGGTGGCGGCGCTGCATTGAGCAGTCACGCTCGCCGAGATAGATGACATTACGAAACTGGTCGGCGAGAATCTGGATTTCCACGTGACGCGGATTCTCCAGATATTTCTCCATATACACCATCGAGTTGCCGAATGCAGCCTGCGCCTCGGTGCGTGTCATCTGCACGGCGCTGATCAGCGCCGCTTCCGTATGAACCACGCGCATGCCGCGCCCGCCACCACCACCGGACGCCTTGATGATCACCGGATAGCCGACCAGCCGGGCTATCTGCACGATTTCCCTGGGATCTTCCGGCAACGCGCCATCTGAACCAGACACGCAGGGAACGCCGGCAGCCTTCATCGCGTCCTTGGCGGACACCTTGTCCCCCATCAGGCGTATGGTTTCGGCGCGCGGTCCGATGAAGACGAAGCCTGACGATTCGACACGCTCGGCAAAATCGGCATTCTCCGAAAGGAACCCGTAGCCGGGATGGATGGCCTCGGAATCGGTCACTTCAGCCGCCGAGATGATGGCCGGAATGTTCAAATAGCTCAGGGCCGACTGCGCCGGACCGATGCAGACCGACTCGTCGCCCAGCTTGACATACTTGGCTTCGCGATCTGCCTCGGAATGGACGACGACGGTCTTGATGCCGAGTTCGCGACAAGCGCGCTGAACGCGCAAGGCAATTTCGCCGCGGTTGGCGATCAGAATTTTTCCGAACATTGCTCGTTCAGCCAATCACGAAAAGCGGAGCGCCAAACTCGACCGGTTCGCCGTTCTCGACCAGAATCGCCTTCACTACTCCTGAGGCATCAGCCTCGATCTCGTTGAGAAGCTTCATCGCCTCGATGATACACAGCGTATCGCCTTCCTTGACGGCTTGGCCGATCTGGGCAAAGGCCTCGGCGCCCGGCGAAGGAGCCCGGTAGAAAGTGCCGACCATCGGCGACTTGACGATGTGCCCATCCGGAATATCATCCTCGTCGTCGAGCTTTACTGCCGAAGCGGCGGCCGGCGCCGCGCCCAGTAGTGCAAGGGGAGCGGCATATTGCTGCATCGGGACGGCAAGCGCGCCGTAGTTCTTGGCAATGCGCACCCGTTCCTCGCCTTCGGTCAGCTCAAGTTCGGTAATGCCTGACTCCTGGACGAGATCGATAAGTTTCTTCAGTTTGCGCAGATCCATTGAGACTCCCCTCTGTGTTGCGTCGATCCGACGCAAGGTCCGGCGATTGCCGCGTTAATCGATATTGACTCGGTTGAGCAGATACTCGAGTGCCAAAAGATAGCCCTCGTGACCGAGGCCGGAGATCACTCCCAGAGCCAGGTCGGAAAAATAGGAATGATGTCGGAA is a window encoding:
- the accC gene encoding acetyl-CoA carboxylase biotin carboxylase subunit → MFGKILIANRGEIALRVQRACRELGIKTVVVHSEADREAKYVKLGDESVCIGPAQSALSYLNIPAIISAAEVTDSEAIHPGYGFLSENADFAERVESSGFVFIGPRAETIRLMGDKVSAKDAMKAAGVPCVSGSDGALPEDPREIVQIARLVGYPVIIKASGGGGGRGMRVVHTEAALISAVQMTRTEAQAAFGNSMVYMEKYLENPRHVEIQILADQFRNVIYLGERDCSMQRRHQKVIEEAPAPHIPARLISRIGERCADACRKIGYRGVGTFEFLYENGEFFFIEMNTRVQVEHPVTEAITGIDIVQEQIRVAAGEKLRYRQKDVTFRGHAIECRINAEDPFTFVPCPGKITFYHPPGGPGIRVDSHIYQGYTVPSHYDSMVGKVIAYGDTRGQAIRRMRIALSEMGIEGIKTNIPLHQELMHDARFVEGGTSIHYLEKKLAEKGEVKK
- a CDS encoding zinc-ribbon domain-containing protein — translated: MRTRCPTCNTVFRVTSDQLRAKAGKVKCGFCQCIFNAFQELIDDPPKTPPAVVAAADVMDARGPGPEPKAVTALASEPATLPEPVAGEVQPEIGAEAEADSAADPAKGLMEETAASEDDDGHAEPAGAEVAAEETASDVCVEPDPEAADRDLDSAAEIAAIPGSTATEAEQEAEGVRAETIEEATRAARGAGPVAAGELAEAPAYNRWTAGALDGAAVHPRATWPFVVALLLLLAALAFQLAYYYRSDLVRHVPVAGELFAALGIAVPLPTRSELVSIEASDLQSDNVRGLFVLQATLRNQAAYAQAWPALELTLTDASDVVVARRVLSAADYLAPGKDLTSFPADAEVPVRLWIDAKGLGAAGYKLYIFYPRALP
- a CDS encoding acetyl-CoA carboxylase biotin carboxyl carrier protein; this encodes MDLRKLKKLIDLVQESGITELELTEGEERVRIAKNYGALAVPMQQYAAPLALLGAAPAAASAVKLDDEDDIPDGHIVKSPMVGTFYRAPSPGAEAFAQIGQAVKEGDTLCIIEAMKLLNEIEADASGVVKAILVENGEPVEFGAPLFVIG
- the prmA gene encoding 50S ribosomal protein L11 methyltransferase; its protein translation is MAWQSVSFLTDASHAEPVCDALLDVGALSASVEDADAGTPDEQPQFGEPGSIVASGWNRSRVIALLEPDVDVGALLARASATAGLTTVPAWTVEEVAEQNWVRLTQSQFDPIRVSERLWIVPSWHAAPDPAAVNLVLDPGMAFGTGSHPTTRLCLEWLERNVHAGCSVLDYGCGSGILAIAAARLGAASVVGVDIDPLAVEAARANAQRNGVNATFHDSAQPVAGAYDLVVANILSNPLRVLAPAICAHVRGGGRLALSGILREQADEIMAIYGQWLPMRIADFREDWVCLTGTKS
- a CDS encoding VOC family protein — encoded protein: MNNPVGWFEIYVADMARAKAFYEAVFGVELAELESPGIEMWAFPMLPEKPGASGALVRMPGFPMGGNNILIYFSCADCAVEAAKAAESGGKVQKEKMSIGQYGFIALVSDTEGNMIGLHSMQ
- a CDS encoding glycoside hydrolase family 19 protein, with the translated sequence MTIPVTLVQVLHLSPNARSSYRDAFQNGQSVFDRYGISQTPLRVAHFMAQILHESGGLAIQFENLNYSAGRLPKVWPSRFKPSGPLDPSIYAGNPQKLANEVYGGRMGNTAPNDGYTYRGRGLMQLTGKASYQEATAILRKDNPAAPDLVAAPDEVIGAEWCLAIAAAEWAAKGCNVLADQDDIRRITRAINGGLIGLAERMEWARRTKAVWL
- a CDS encoding 1-acyl-sn-glycerol-3-phosphate acyltransferase encodes the protein MIWAFVVALCLFPICRNATRQRLKAGAARRVVNSLGVRLDPDLTEAVPGALIVANHISWIDIFIINAVLPAAFVSKEEVRHWPLVGLLAARSETVFLRRGSRGHARIINQQVADILANGNYVAVFPEGTTTDGTHLLHFHAALIQPALAASRPVLPVAISYWEADGSRSLAPGYVGDISLAQCLGAIIGRKSLVARVVACPALGVHGENRRQVAALAREAICAGAKLPRSE
- a CDS encoding transposase, which codes for MTDEFWKRVEPLMPIRQRLADRSYARKAGGGRKPKEPRLVFEAIVYVLRTGCQWKALPAN
- a CDS encoding carbohydrate kinase family protein — encoded protein: MTTLICGSLAFDNIMVFPDRFKNHILPEQIHILNVSFMVPEMRREYGGCAGNIAYNLMLLGGEPLIMATVGDDAGAYLERLDRLALPRTHVRHFPGSFTAQAFITTDLDDNQITAFHPGAMSFSHLNKVASAHTARLGIVAPDGREGMTQHARDFAAAGVPFVFDPGQGIPMFSGDELLDFMRLANYACFNDYEAKLLSDRTGHSLEQLAGEVDALIVTRGGEGSEILAGGQRYEIPCVEADRIVDPTGCGDAYRAGLLYGIANGFDWVSTGRLAAVMGAIKIAYRGGQNHQPSREEIGERHQRAFGMSPW
- a CDS encoding alpha/beta hydrolase yields the protein MQALFVHGMGRSPLSGLPLLLQLRRGGLLTSTFGYSVALEVFPEITERLVARISELAEKGSYVVVGHSLGGVLLRAALSSLPQAVRRPRHLFLLGSPVQPSRIAQKLGSNPVYRGLAGDCGQLLGSTARMEEIGPMVVPTTAIVGRRGPPWPAKVFAGEANDGVVSVSEASAEWIPDQVLVDCVHTLLPSSRHVGEIILERLAQGAAQAD